Within Carassius gibelio isolate Cgi1373 ecotype wild population from Czech Republic chromosome A21, carGib1.2-hapl.c, whole genome shotgun sequence, the genomic segment NNNNNNNNNNNNNNNNNNNNNNNNNNNNNNNNNNNNNNNNNNNNNNNNNNNNNNNNNNNNNNNNNNNNNNNNNNNNNNNNNNNNNNNNNNNNNNNNNNNNNNNNNNNNNNNNNNNNNNNNNNNNNNNNNNNNNNNNNNNNNNNNNNNNNNNNNNNNNNNNNNNNNNNNNNNNNNNNNNNNNNNNNNNNNNNNNNNNNNNNNNNNNNNNNNNNNNNNNNNNNNNNNNNNNNNNNNNNNNNNNNNNNNNNNNNNNNNNNNNNNNNNNNNNNNNNNNNNNNNNNNNNNNNNNNNNNNNNNNNNNNNNNNNNNNNNNNNNNNNNNNNNNNNNNNNNNNNNNNNNNNNNNNNNNNNNNNNNNNNNNNNNNNNNNNNNNNNNNNNNNNNNNNNNNNNNNNNNNNNNNNNNNNNNNNNNNNNNNNNNNNNNNNNNNNNNNNNNNNNNNNNNNNNNNNNNNNNNNNNNNNNNNNNNNNNNNNNNNNNNNNNNACAAGTCATTTTGTGATTCTATAACTGTGTAAcagaaactattaaaaataattttcagtaattgaaaCAAAATTAGTTAAGTAAGTTAAAGTTCTGAAACTAAATAAAGAGATCAAagctatatatagatatatatagctatatgaatataacaaagcaaaacaaaaacgaATAAAGAAAATGATACAACTTAacctaaaacaaaaactgaaatatatatttaaaaaaaaaagctaatttcaaatactaacaaataatataatagtatataatcaTTAGTAAAATAACATATCTAAGCATAAATAGTCAGgtatatgaatttatttatgtGGGGGGAAAAACTAAACTTAATTTAAGATAAAACATTATGCAGTTTTGCTTCACCTGAGTCACCTGATGTTTcaaattttgatattttagtaaaaaatagTTTACAAAATACTTCCTTTaatgtaaactgaaaatataaaaatagaaactaacttaaaatattaaaatactgtaatagtatataaataaaataacacttcagGAAGTTTCAATAACTAGTtctttaataaaaactatatttactgttgggggggggggtatgtttttagcattttatttagataaaatgttatttataataataataatatttatatgaataataatctATGCATCTAAATAATTTCCTCTGCCTCCTggctgagaaccactgatctaatgAATGTAATTTGGGAATAAATACCATCTCCTTCAGGCATCAAGACTAAAGCTGTGCGCAAAGGAGATGAATTTGTCATTAATGGAGGAAAGATGTGGACTACTAATGGCACTCAGGCAGACTGGATGTGCCTCCTGGCCAACACCAGCGATGGCCCTCCACACAAGAACAAATCCCTAATCTGCTTACCTATGAATCTGCCAGGTAAGACATAATGCAAAAGGACAGAACTTTTGGAAAAGGAGAATTTTTACTGCCAAAGAAGACATGCTAATGTTTTACCGAACATCCACAGGCGTTCACATCGCACGTAAGATTGACAAAATAGGCATGTGGTCATCGGATACAGCAGAGGTGTTTTTCGATGACGTGCGTGTGCCCTGCAAAAATGTCATAGGGCAGGAGGGAATGGGCTTCACGTACCAGATGCTTCAATTCCAAGAGGAGCGACTCTGGGGGGTGGCCAATAGTAAGTTATGCTTTCCAACTCCCACACGTTCCACCGCACGAACACGACGTCAGTGTGTTAATGTCAGTACTGCCAGTGTGTTTACAAGCCAGGTCAGATCCTCTCAAGCCCAACTGTGTTTATCAGTGAGTCAAACTTGTGTTTTCGCTTTAAACATCAAGGAAGAAAAAGGTCTGGCATGTTCTGGAGGATCTTTTGACATCACCAGCAAACATTTCCGCGTTCCTTTAATCCAGCTATTTCCTCAATCACCTAATTTGCTGAAAAACACATCTGAACTTTTGCCTTGTTTTTGAAGTTCTGACGACCATGGAGAAAGTTGTCCAAGAGACCATTAATTACACCAGACAGAGGAAGGTCTTCAATCAGCCCATTCTGTACCACCAGGTCGTTCACTTCAGGCTGGCTGAGCTGCAGACAGAAATCGAGCTGTTGCGCTCCCTTTTGCATCGCGCCACAGGTGAGTCCAACCGTTTCCTCAATTATTCCAGAATGATTTTATAAGCCAAGGCAGATATGCAATTTCATGGGTTTGGGTCTACAGGGCCACCAATTTCCGAATTAATAATGGAAAGAAATGGTGTGAACACTGGCTTGCAATCAGTCCATTTTCATTCTTCCTCCCTCAGGTTGTGAAATTAAAAATTGGAGCTGAACCTCAGCGTGTATGCCTGAAAATGAATACCTCTGAATTCGTTTTTTTCCCTCTGTGCACTTTCATTAGCTTTGTACATTAAGGGAAACGATGTGACAAAGCTGGCGTCAATGGCCAAGCTGAAGGCAGGACGACTGGCCCGAGAGCTCGGTGACAGCTGCCTCCAGTACTGGGGTGGCATGGGCTTCACCAGTGACGTCCTAGTCAGCAGGTTCTACAGGTCAGTTTCTCTCATCTGAATGAGGTGAACATGCATGGGCTCTCATAGCTGCAGTGACATCTAGTGATATTTAAAAGCAACTGGGTACGATTGCATGTGTATACTCATGTGAATGAGCGTTAAGAGCCAGGTCAAGTGTGAATGCAGTGAATCCAATTTCCAAGTGATTTATATAAGTGTAAAATATTGGATACAAATATATctgatctgttttgtttttttttattcttaacagGGACTCCAGGTTAATGTCCATTGGTGCAGGAGCTGACGAGGTGATGCTGTCAATCATATGCAAGTACATGGACACTCTTCCCAAGAAGTGACATCACCAATATGAGTTCAGTTTGAAAACAAAGTGCccttaaaaggaaaatctgacacttaatataaatgaaatacagTTATATCAATTATAAAAGCCATTAACAACCTTAAGATGGATGAGTTGTACCTtgcagtgaaaaaataaaataaaaaggtattttaCTTGATGAAGAACTTTATATGTAGTTATATGTAATTTATGTACATTTAGATTATAGTTTCATATGAATGTTTGTTgttatggatgaaaaaaaaataaagatgtcatAATTCTTCAGTAGCTTGTTGTACGATTCCTGAGAAGCATAAATTAGATATATGAAAACAGGATTCAAGTTGACAACATAAAGGAATTTGTAATAATTCTCAGAAAAATTACATCTATTTACAAATTAGTTGCTAAAAGGACTGAAATTAACCATGCATTATTTTAACCATAAAGAGCAAAAGAGTTtggaaaataacttaaaaatgacTTGAGACATTTTAAGTACACAGAATTATGTGTTTAATATGGTAATTATTATACATCTGCATTGCGCATAAACTCTCATATCAGTATGGTTTTTTTACAATCTGAAGATCAGCTCTTTGAACACTATATGCATACAAATTTGTGGCAGCTCTTTCAAGAATGTTGTGAGACTTTCACagtaaaagaaaggaaaagaaaggcTGATTAGGTCTGTTTTGTTTGAACCCCACCCAGGTGGGCATAACCTGAATTTCCTACTACATGATTACAGGACTACTGTGCTATTTTGTCCCactcttttaaatgcatttctctGTATCCTTAGAGAAGATATACATTAGCACACATTTATAGCACTGAAGTTCTCTTAAAAGAACAATACCTTTGAACAAAGGTCATTATTTCTGtaaaaaagaaggaaagatgCATGTTGTtaatcttcaaaatatttttttgtgacgAGTTTTAGGCAACTAGCATTATCCCTTCCCCTCGGGGGACACTAATGGTGGGCTAGGATAGATTTTAGTCTAATATTGCACATTGTCAATCAATGTTTCAACTTCTTGTCCAATGGAAAGAAAGCACTCTGGTACTCCTCAGTAACCTCAGTCCTCTGTGAGGATTCTGACCCTCTACCCCAAATAAGCATGGCACAAATGAAAGGTCCTGAAGAGTCTCATCAGTCCTACGATCACCTCAGTTTGATCACCCAGTACAggacaacaaacacaaacagggCAAACAGCAGCATGTAGCAGTACACCTTGGTTTGGCTTCCCCTGGAGAGGAGCTTCAATCTACCAATGGTGGCTCCCAACAAACCTCCAGTTGAGTCAAAGTCCGAGTCCTCGAAGAGAAACAAACGTTAGATGTTTAAGATATTCAGATAAGTGTTTTGATGAAGAGAGTAGAATCAGTTCCCATCACTTACCATTTCTCCTAACATTTTATTCTGGTACTTGACTTCATTTCCAATGTCAATGGAAAGCTgaaatagatgtaaaaaaaatatatatagtttattaggATTCAACACGTTATTGCTCTATCGACCTAGCTGCATGGAACAATTGTGCTGATAAGAGTTCTAacttagaatacttcataaaacaaataaaaataaaaacatttttagtgaattgttggccttctggaaagtatgttcatttactgtacatgtactcaatacttggtagaggctccttttgcttAAATTACTGCCTCAAatcagcatggcatggaggtgatcagtttgtggcactgctgaggtggtctggaagcccaggtttcttttacagtggccttcagctcatctgcattgtttggtctcttgtttctcattttcctcttgacaatagcccatagattctctggggttcagatctggtgagtttgctggccagtcaagcacaccaacactatggtcatttaaccaacttttggtgcttttggcagtgtgggcaggtgctgaatcctgctggaaaataaatcagcatcttcagaaagctggtcagcagaaggaagcatgaagtgctccaaaatttctctgtaaacgggtgcagtgactttggttttaaaaaaaaacaatggaccaacaccagcaaatgacattgaaccccaaatcatcacaggctgtggaaacttaacactggacttcaagcaacttgggctatgagcttctccacccttcctccagactctaggaccttggtttccaaatgaattgcaaaacttgctctcatctgaaaagaggactttggaccactgggcaaaagtccagttcttcttctccttagcccaggtaaaatgcctctgacgttgtctgtggttcaggagtggcttaacaagaggaatacgacaactgtagccaaattccttgagacatctgtgtgtggtggcccttgatgccttgaccccagcctcaatgcatttcttgtgaagttctctaaaactcttgaatccagtttgcttgacaatcctcataatgatgcggttctctcggttggttgtgaatcaatctttttcttccacactttttccttccactcaaattTCTGTTAATatgtttggatacagcactctgtgaacagccagcttattggcaatgaatttttgtgacttacactcattgtgaagggtgtcaatgactgACAGAGACccttttgaaggctcaggaaacatttgcaggtgttttgagttgattagctgattggaatgtcatcatattctaatttgttgggatagtgaattggtgggtttttgttacatgtgagccagaatcatcacaattaaaaaaacaaagacttaaactacttcagtcggtgtgcattgaatttatttaatacatttttcaaaatttgaattgaattactgaaataatctTTTCCttgacattataatttattgagaagcacctgtgtatatatataaatataattttgtaattatgCATGAAGATTTATtagtatgtattatatatttaattatatatgaaagtgaaagtgaaagtagtgacatttgccaagtatggtaacccatactcggaattggttcTCTGCATTTTCTATATTATAGTGGGCACATATAATATAGAATCAAATATGTTCAAGTCCACTTACATGTTTAAGTGCATGTACTTTAGCTTTCAGTCCCTCCTGTAGATGTTCATTCTCCTCCTCATACAAGCTGTGTCCACTTGCAGCGTAACTGCCTGGAGGGCCACCCTCACCTACACAACAAGAAACAGGTCAAATTGGCTTGAGAAGACTGGTGTTTTtaagtattgtaaaataaaaaaatatccaatCACAACAATCTATTTTAAATGTTAGTAATTGATGAAGTTTAAGAAGGTGGGCAGGGCAAATCAgtttaccactttttttttttattttttttttttacttcaaataagGTTTATAAATTCATTGGAAACTACTGAACATATAAAAATTACAAACTCAATTAAATCTTGATGGTCTTCACAAGACAAAcaagatttttaattatttggaaaaatcttttaattgtaattattagtcGAAGTTAGTCAACCTCTTTAAGAACAGACTTTTAAATTCGATTTTGATCGATCTTTTTATAAAAACTGTTGGAACGATATGGAAGGAGTCTACATCATATTTATATTGCGGCAGTGTCTAAAATGTGTTTATACACAcagaaacaaaaccaaacactCGTTCTTCATCTGATATCACCATCTCTATATGTTAACCTGACCTATGGAACAGCTTGTCTGAGATGTTAGAGAAAACTAGCCAGTTATAGGCTGCCTCAGATCACACATGAGTCTCGTTCCGTTATTTATTCAGACGGTTCTCCAAACCTGTACATTGTAGTTAACTATTTCATATGAGTTGGTCATTCTCAGTGTTTGTTAAATATCTCAAACTCTGACTGATATCTATTTGAGAATTTAGCTTAGCATATAAGATTCAAATATAACGACATATAAGGGGAAACAGTTACTTACCCAAACCTGCTCGCCTCATTATCACCCGGAAACCTTTATATGATATACGATCACTCCAGtttgaatgtaatgtaaaatatttgcttATCTTCCTATTTAGAGCAGCTGTACTTTTGTCTTCGCACACAACAAGCGCCACGACACCTTCACTTTACGGAAGCCGCGGAGGATTAACCCACACGCGAAGGCAGAAAGGGCTTGTGGGTAgtgaagtttacattttttttttttattattaatttaatttaatgtaattattgttttacttgctgtcacaaattttaaaatgcttCATCAAAAACGAATGGAAATATTAGTATATTCAGTGCAATGACATTGATGACATGAACATGAATGTTTGTTTTAGCATCAAGGTTAAAATTTTTAGTCCTAACTTACATTTTTAGTTGCAGTAAGCCTACTTAGCCAGCAATTCTTCTATTTGCCAAAATACCAAttccatatttttaaataatacaaaaacatctgtctctctcttatCTTATTGATTAAAAGGACTGTATTTGTATTGAGCCATATATAGGCCCGTAAAACAGCTTGTTCAGAGAGAGTCTTCCTAAGGGAcacaaatgctaaaataaaatgtcttattGACAAATAATTCCTAATTTTACTAAATTGCTGACTACTTATGCAAACTGAATGACTTCTGCAATTGTCATTTAGTGATGGGAGTCTATTTTGTGTTGCACTCTGAATGAGTATTTTCCTCCCACAGAAGTGCCATTATAGTCTTGTTTATCCTGAACAGTGCATCAATGTACTGAATGTCTGCCCAGTGTTTTTCATGTACATCCCCCTGCAATTTCAAAGGGCACTCAACAATAAAAGCTTCAGACAGAACCTTTAAGAAGCCATTTCCgtgttttcattttcatgatAGTCATCCAGTAATCCATCTGTGACAGGTTTCTTATGGTTCAAAGTTCATATATTGCTTTGGTCATTGTCAGGTCCATTGTCAAAAGCAGTACAGTTCGGATTTCATACAATAAGAATAACAGACTATGACCATATACAGATGTCTTCTTGTACTTTAAAACCCCAAATCACTTTAATTTCCTTTGAATTATCTCCAATAACAATCATGATTTCAAAAATATGTGACAGAGAAAATCCCATAATGCTGATGTCGCTCTTGTCGTCTCTCTGTGGAATGTGTGACAGACAGCTACAGAAGCCGAGAACATGCAGTGAGTTTGGGATCTGTTCAAGTCCTGACAATCATCTTGACATATTTCCAGATATATAATCTCAGCTATGAgtcacagctaaacagatgcTGGCTCATAAGCATTCACCCTCACAATCCCTAATCCATTATTTCGCAATGCTTAAGTTGGGTAAACATCCACAGAACAATATATGTCTTTTCTTTGGCCATTTGTATTACACAGCTAAGACACCATTATGTGAGGATTATCATTTATCCATAAGACATATTGCTTGTCTTACAGAAGAAAAACGTGACAGTTGTGGAATTGTAAACTATTACTGAACATTAGTAAACCTAGCAAACTACACAAATATAGGATATGTGGAAATCCCTTGCTTTACTTTTAGAACATGTTTTTCTAATCATATCTGTTACAGCATAAACTGAGAAACACACAACTGACTGGATGTCTGCTCTCGTTATGACATTTTCCATTCAAATGAAAGATTGATGTCGGTTGTGAACATTAAGATGCTCCTAACTCATTGCCAGCCTTGAGCAAGTATGCaaaagttttaattaaatttgCAAATGCTTATTTGCAGTGTTGTTTGATGGGATTTCATGTGTATGTTCTAGACTGCAAAATTCTTTGTCAATATTCCTAAACACACAACTCTTATTAAACCCATATCaagaataactgaacataatccCACTTTTTAAAGTTTCTCATCAAATAATAAATTTGAGTTGCAATTATTATACAGTTTTACCATAAGcttctgttaaaaataatttcactACCACATGCAAAACAATTGGCCTACCAACAAGAATATTACAGTAGtattaaaactgaattaatttCAGTACAACCGATAACTGAAATGCTAAATGGCACCAGTTGTGTTTGTCAGAGAAATCCTCTGTATGTCCCAAATCAAGGGGTTGTATTCACATCTAATCAGTATTGAGTGCTTCACAGAACCATGTTATAAATGCTTTAAGTCAACAAAATCATAATATATCACATTCTAATCAGTTGCTCAATTGATCAATTCAGCCAGTGAAATTTTAACACGGTGATCAAAAATCacaagaaattaaatataaacttgaaacaaaaattaactaatgttaatttgTGCTTTTTAGTTTGTTGATCTGTTGATGGGGAGATTATTGATATTTCACTGACACAAGAAAGGAAGGAGGTTCAGTTTAAGGTTATTTATGTATATTGTTTTAAACGGGGGAACAAAAATGGACAGTTTGAAATATATAGCTTGAAGGTCACCTGAAACAGCAAACGAATGACTTGCTCCACTGATGGCCAGAATTCATTTAAACGAATCTCTTATTGTGTCATACTGACCAAAGCAGATATCACTAATGGATTTCTGCATAATGCATAACAAAGAATGTGATATTTTAAGTACTTATCTTCTGTTGATTAGGAAAAGTGAAAAGCTGAggtaaaaaaagtattattgatTGTGTGACTAGTTATTCCAGTGCATCTTACTTTAATTATTTTCTCTCAGGAACAGGGAACTCAATGATGGCATAGGAACACATCAGAAGAAGAGACGCCAGAGGAGGAAAGTGCCCTGTCACTCTGTTTTTGGGTAATAGAATCCAACTTGACTTCACTTTGAACTGCAGATAAGGAAAGAAATGTTTCAGCCTCATGCTGTAATATTCACATTTACAGCTATTTAATTACAAATGAATCTGGGCCATGGAATCTTCAGAGTTCTTGGCTCTATTATAAGCCTTAATCTTTTCCACTCTTTATCATGATAAAGCAGTTAAAGTGCACTCGTTTTTATCTCTTTACAAGGGAGGAAGGACACATTTcacatattgaataaaaaaagctttcaaaaagtcatttttatCCTGAGTTGGCATCAAATAATATTCTTAAAGTGGTTTCTGTATGCTACTCATCACAAGGCCATTCTCTCTGtcacattttactgttttttcatataaatatcaACCATATCAACCATGTTTTATTAAAGATAAATTACTTTTCATACTCAACCCTGATATCAACCTACATGAACCTCTGCCTTATACAGAAATTGGGATTCATAGGTTGCTGTGCTAAACacacatatactatatatatatatatatatatatatatatatatatatatatatatatatatatattgtattactgtataataacatatttctgattctgcttatacagtacatatgtctatatatatatatatatatatatatatatatatatatatatatatatatatatatatatatatatatatttctaaagaaTTCTAACAATGTAGTAAAGATGGGAACCATTAAAAACAACACATCACAAACCTCATGAAATTCTGAGCTcattatatatttgataaaatagcTTTGTAACCGTACAGTCATGCTGCACTGCTTTCAGATCTGGCATCGTGCACTAGCCCAACTTGGCCATATTTTCATAACTTTGTTGATTCATTTGCACAGCTGTGTTCCACTTCAGTGAATATAATCTCTGTTTACACTCTGTGttgttttactttcattaatATACAAGTTTTAAACTGTCCCTAGACATATTTTGCACGCAGACCCACATTAATAAAGCAGTCTGGGAGCTCTAATAGATAAATAATCAGCAAAAATATCAGCTATTGCCCAGAAGCGGTTTATTATCAACTCATCAAACATGCTTTATCCATTTCCAAAAATCTTTCCAAAGATTTATGCGCTTAGATCACAATCTAgtgcatgcaagaaaaaaaatataagaatgtGTCTTGTACAGTAGATGAACCCTATCCTCAAGATAACAGATAAATATTCTTCTTTTGTCACAGAAGGTGAAATCACAATTTTTCTGCAGAGATGGTGCATACATTCTTGATGACTTGAGAAGAAAAATACAGCAAGTGAAGAGAGAAATTCAAGCAGTGATAAAGACCTACGCAGCAGGCCAAGAACATTCTTCTAATGGAAAAGTAATGCTTTTATGACAGCCATCAGATGAGCTCTGACCTCCTGGTGTATTCTACAAACTACAACCTCAACAAAACAATATTCATGCAGCAATTTCCCTTTACAGCTTGAACAACTTAGCTTGAACGTGTTTCAAATGTAAGCGTATAAGTCACTGTGACCTTCTTAAAGTCCTCGCAAAAAGCAGAGGAGCCACCGAGCAGAGATTTGAAAGAA encodes:
- the LOC127941634 gene encoding probable acyl-CoA dehydrogenase 6, whose protein sequence is SPSGIKTKAVRKGDEFVINGGKMWTTNGTQADWMCLLANTSDGPPHKNKSLICLPMNLPGVHIARKIDKIGMWSSDTAEVFFDDVRVPCKNVIGQEGMGFTYQMLQFQEERLWGVANILTTMEKVVQETINYTRQRKVFNQPILYHQVVHFRLAELQTEIELLRSLLHRATALYIKGNDVTKLASMAKLKAGRLARELGDSCLQYWGGMGFTSDVLVSRFYRDSRLMSIGAGADEVMLSIICKYMDTLPKK
- the LOC127942163 gene encoding BET1 homolog; this encodes MRRAGLGEGGPPGSYAASGHSLYEEENEHLQEGLKAKVHALKHLSIDIGNEVKYQNKMLGEMDSDFDSTGGLLGATIGRLKLLSRGSQTKVYCYMLLFALFVFVVLYWVIKLR